TTCGCCGAAGAGCTGCTCGCCACCAAGACCGAGTGCAACGACCTGCCCGCCGGGCTCGCCGAGGTGCTGCTGTCCCGGCTCGAGCGGCTCTCCTCGGACGCCCGCCGGGTGGCGCGGGTGATCTCGGTGGCCAACGAGCCGGTCATGCACGCCGCGCTCGCCGACGTCTCCGGGCTGGGCGACCTCGAACTCGACGAGGCACTGCGCGAAGCCGTCCAGCACCACGTCCTGGTGGTGCTCTCCGACGGCTCCTACACGTTCCGGCACGCGTTGCTGCAGGAAGCGGTGTACGGCGACCTGCTGCCGGGGGAGCGGTCGCGCACGCACGCGGCTTATGCCGCCCGCATCAAGGCGCGGCCGCAGGGCCGCGGGCACGACGCGAAGCTGGCCTACCACTCGTTGCAGAGCAGCGACCTGGTCACCGCGCTGCCGGCGTTGCTGCGCGCGATGACCGAAGCCGAGAAGCTGGGCGCGCCGGGGTCGGCGCTGCAGCACGTCGAACAGGCACTGTCCATCTGGGACGCCGTCGCCCCGGCGGACCGGCCCGAAGGCTTCGACGAGCTGCGGCTGCTGCACGAGGCGTCGTACTTCGCGGGGACGTCCGGCGAGCCCGAGCGCGCCGCCGCGTTCGCGCGGTCGGCCACCCAGGCCCTGCGGCCGGACACCCCGGCCGACCGCGCGGCGAGGACGTGGCGGCGGCTGGCGGAAGCGCTGCTCGCCTTGGAGGGCACGCTCGACGAGGCGACCGCGGCCATCGACCGTGCCTGGGACCTGGTGAAGGACGCCGAGCCGAGCGGGACGCGGGCGTGGGTGCTGGCCAGCCGCGCCGGGTTCCTGCGGGTGCTCGACCAGCCGGAAGCGGCGCTCGACAGCGCGCTCACCGCGGTCACCGACGCGCAGGCGGTCGGCGCGGCGGGTGCGGAGGCTTCGGCGCTGGTCACCTTGGGCACGCTGGCCGACTCCGCGGGCAACGCCGCCGAGGCGCGGGAGCGGCTGTGCCAGGCCGAGAGCACGGCGCGGGAAGCCGAGGCGCCGAACACCGAGATCCGCGCGGTCTACTTCCTCGCACTGAGCTACGACGACCAGGCCGAGTTCACCCAAGCCCTGGAGCACGCCGGGCGAGGCGTCGCGCGAGCCGAAGAAGCCGGGCTGAGCTGGAGCGTCTACGGGCTGGAGCTGCGGGCGCGGCAGCTGTTGCTGCGCTACCTGATCGGCGACTGGCCCGACGAGAGCGCCGGCCGGGCCGGGCGCGGGGTGTCCAGCGCGGTCGCCGCGCGGATCCTGGCCATCTGGTCGCTGTTCGTCGTCGCCCGCGGCCGGTTCGACGAGGCCGCGAAGCTGCTCGTCGGACTGCGGCAGCACTGGGCGGCGGACATGCAGATCCCGCTGTCGGCCGGGGGTGCCGGCATCGAGCTGGCGTACTGGCGAGGGAATCACGCCGAGGCCGTGCTCCAGGCCGAAGACCTGATCGGCTGGCTGGAGCGCATCGAACCCGCCCTGCTGGCCGGCATCCGGGCCGCCGCGCTCGGCGTGTCCGCCGCGGCCGCGCTGGCCGCCGACGCCCGGGTCCGCGGCGACCAGGCCGGGGCCGACGCCGCGGTGGCGGCGGGCGAGCGGATGCTGGCGCACGGCCGGATGTGTTCGGTCGTCGGGCAGCCGCGGTCGGGCACGCTCGGGCCGGAGGGCCGGGCGTGGCTGGCCCGCCTGGAAGCGGCGGCGTCCTGCCTGCCCGGCCGGGGTGACCCGGCGAAGTGGGCGGCCGCGGCGGAGGCGTTCGGCTACGGCGCGGTGTACGAGCAGGCGATCTGCCGCTGGCACGAGGCCGAAGCGTTGCTGGGCGCGGACGCCGACGCGAGCGAGGCTTTGGAGTCGGCCCACGCGGTCGCGGTCCGTTTGGGCGCGATCCCGCTGCGCGACGCCGTCCGGGACCTGGCGCACCGCGCCCGCGTCGAGCTGGCGGGCGCCGAACCGCAGGCCCCGGTCCGGTCGGTCACCGACCCGCTGACCGACCGGGAGCGCGACGTCCTCGAGCGCGTCGCCCTGGGCCGCACGAACCGCCAGGTCGGCGAAGAGCTGTACATCAGCGAAAAAACGGTGAGCGTGCACCTGTCCCGCGTGATGGCGAAACTCGGCGCGAGCCGCCGCGCGGAAGCGGTCGCCATCGCCTACGACCGCGGCCTCCTGACCGCCCCCACCGCGTGATCAGATCCGTAACTCGCGTGATTGAAGCCGTAACTCGCGTGATTGAAGCCGTTACGGCTTCAATCACGCGAGATCCGGCCCGGATCACGCGAGTTACGGGTTACGTCAGCGGGGGAGGCGGCGGAGGGCCTTGAGGCCGAATGTCATGCCGCGGGACCAGAGTGAGCCCGGGATCGCGCGCGGCGGCCGCAGGGCCAGGCCGCGCTGCAGGGCGATGGACTGGGACTCCGTGTACTTCAGCAGGCCCTCGGCGCCGTTGCGGCGGCCGACGCCGGAGTCCTTCATCCCGCCCATCGGGACGCCGACGCTGCCGAACGTCGCCGCGTAGCCCTCGTTGACGTTGACCGTGCCGGCCTTGAGGCGGGCCGCGACCTCCCAGCCCGCGCGGCCGTTGCGGGACCAGACGCTGGCGTTGAGCCCGAACGGCGTGTCGTTGGCGCGGTCGATGGCGTCGGTGACGTCGGTGTAGCCGTAGATCGACACGACCGGCCCGAACGTCTCCGCCGCGAACGGCAGCATGTCCGGGGTGACGTCCGAAAGCACTGTCGGTTCGTAGAACAGCGGGCCGAGGTCCGGCCGGGGGCGGCCGCCGGTGAGCACCGAAGCACCCTTCGCGCGGGCGTCTTCCACGTGCGCCGACACCGCCGCGAGCTGCTCTTCCGACGTCAGCGAGCCCATCTGGGCCTGGTAGTCCAGGGCGCCGCCGAGCTTCAGCGCGGCCGTGCGGGCCACGAACGCCCGGGTGAACTCGTCGCGGATGTCCTCGTGGACGTAGATCCGCTCGACCGACACGCACAGCTGCCCGGCCGAGGAGAAGCACGCCGTCACCGCGCCCGTCGCGGCCTTCGCGACGTCGGCGTCGGGCAGCACGACCATCGGGTTCTTGCCGCCGAGCTCAAGCGAGTACGACGTCAGCCGCTTCGCCACCTGCCCGGCGAGTTCCTTGCCGGTCGGCGTCGAGCCGGTGAAGCAGAGGTAGTCCGACTCCTCGATCAGCGCGGTGCCGATCTTGGACCCGCGGCCGAGCACGATCTGCCAGGTCCCGGCCGGCAGCCCGGCCTCCTCGGCGAGTTCGTGCAGCCAGAGCGCCGAGAGCGCGGTCTGGTTGTCCGGCTTCTGCACCACGGCGTTGCCGGCGGCCAGCGCCGGGAGGACGTCCATCGCGGTGAGCGCCAAGGGGTAGTTCCACGGCGAGATGATCCCGACGACGCCCTTCGGGTGCCGGATCTCGCCCGCGCGGGTCAGGCCGGGGATGACGCCGGCGACGCGGCGCGGGGCGAGGATCTTCGCGGCGTGCTTGCCGTAATAGGCCGCGACGAGCGCGGTCGCGCTGACTTCGTCGAACGCGTCGAGCCGGGCCTTGCCCGCTTCGACCTGGACCAGGTCGAGCACCTCGTCCTGCCGGTCGAGCACGAGGTCGTGCAGGCGCGTGAGCACCCGGGCGCGCTCGGCGGGGGAGCGGTCCGCCCACGCCCGCTGGGCGGCCCGCGCGCGGCCGAACACCGCGCGGACGTCGGCGTCGGTGGCCTGGGGCAGGGTCGCGATCGGCTGCCCGGTGAAGGGCGCGCGCATGCGGATCGGCGCCGAGTCGGCGCCGCCCGCCACGCGGGCGACGAGCCGGGCCGCCCGCGCCGAGTCCGGCGCCCCGGCGACTCCGCCGACGGTCGGCGGCAACGGGGTGGTTTCGCTCGCGTTCGCGGGGGTCGTGCTGGTCATGACGTCTCCGTTCCGCGGCGTCCGGAGTCCGCGCGAACGCCGCGCAGGGGTTACCGACGAGTTCACCATACCGTCGGTACGTCAGATGTCCAGCTTGATGTGAATAAGATTCACGTATTGGGTGGGTGCAGGGGCGGCAGCTGGTAGTTCGGTTCGGTCGGCGACGTGGGCGGCTGCTGCGCCGGCGGCGACTGCGCCTGCGTGACGCCGCCGTAGGGGTCGTCGGGCCGCGGCGACACGCTGCCGGGCTGGGCGGGGAAAGGCTGCGACGGCGGTGCCGCCTCGCCGGACTGCGCCGGGAACGGCTGGGACGGCGGTGCGGCGTAGGGCGGCGTCCCACCGGGGTACGGCGCCCCGCCGGCCTGCGCGGGGAAGGGCTGCGACGGCGGGTAAGGCTGCGCGCCCGGGTACGGCTGCGCCCCCGCGAACTGCTGGGGCGGTCCAGGGTAGGGGCGCGACTGCTGCTGCTGGTACGGCCCGGGCGGGGCCGCGGCGGGCGCCCGCCGTCCGGCCAGCACCGCGAACACCAGCGTCAGCAGGGCGACGACCCCGCCGCCGAGCAGCACCCAGAACCCGGTCCCGGTGGCGTAGTGCGACTTCAGCCCGCCGTCGTCGGACTCGTAGCTCAACGTCGCCGAGACGTCCATGCCGAGCATCCACACCGCCGCGGCGACCCCGGCGCCGCCGGCGACCAGCGCCGTCCGCGCACCGGAGCGCACCCTGCTCCCCGCCGAGCGCCGGGCGCCGGCGAACGCCAGCCCGGCGCCGGCCAGCAGCACCACCGCGCCGGTGGTCAGCGGGATCCCGTAGCGCGCGACGTGGGTGTTGTCGTAGAACTTCTTCGCCTCGTCGCCGGGTTCGACGTCGAACGAGCGCGACCACGCGCTGATCGTCTGCTTGCTGTCGGTCTTGCCGTTGATGATCTGCTCGAAGGACGTCTGGGGCAGGAACGACCCGGCCACCACGAGGGCCGCGGCGAGGATGCCGAGGATGCCGGCGAGCAGCCGGAAGAGTGCGCCCGGGTCGGCGGGCGCCGGCTGCCGCGGCTGCGCCGGGGGCGGGCCGTAAGGGTACGGATACGGCGTGGCAGTCATGGAACTCCCCTCGTTCCGGGGGATTGGACCACGAATCCGCCCGCGGGATAAGGGGCAAAACAGCGTTGTGCTGCCGTGCTGGTCAACTCGGCTCAGTGACGGCGTCCTGGTAGAGCAGGACGGCGATGCGCTTCCACTCGTCCAGCAGCTGACGGCGCCGGGCCGGGTCGCCGCCGAGTTCGGCGTCCAGGGCCAGCCCGCGAGTCAGGTTGACGGTGAGCCAGAACAGCAGTTCGGCGCGTTCGGGCGGCAGCTCGCCGGCGACCTGGGTGACGTGTTCGAGCGTGGCGCGGCCGAGCGCGCGGTCGACCGGGCGGATGGCCGCGCGCAGCTCGGGGTCGGTGCGGGCGGCGACCCACAGCTCGGTGACGGCGGTCGAGAGCGTGCCGGAGTAGCCGGCCCACAGCAGGTCGATCGCCGCGGCGACGCCCGTGCCGCCGCCGGGCAGATCGTCCAGCGAGGCCGCGAGCCGTCGGCGCAGCTTCGTCGTCAGGTGCTCGACCGCGGCCGCCATCAGCTCGGCTTTCGCGGTGAAGTGGTGCTGCACCGCGCCCTTCGACACGCCCGCGCGGGCGCAGATCTCCTGGACCGAGGTGCGCGCGTAGCCGACCTCGACCAGTGAGTCGATGGTCGCGTCCAGCAGCGCCGTGCGGGTCTGTTCGCGCCGCTGCGCCTGCGTCCGGTGCGCCGTCTCGGTCACCGCGGCCTCCCTGCTTTACCTACCGGCCGGAACGGATGTACATTCCGATCAGAACTTACATGCCGATCGTCATGTTTTCCAGCAGGAGGGTCCCGTGCCGCTGCAACTCCCGAAGAGCTCGTGGAGCACGACCGAGCTCGAAGACCTCCGCGAGCTGTCGCGGTCGTTCCTGCAGAAGGAGGTCGTCCCGCACCAGGAACGCTGGGCGGCGGAGAAGAAGGCCGACCGCGAGCTGTGGACCAAGGCCGGCGAGGTCGGCCTGCTCTGCCTGTCCATCCCCGAGGAGTACGGCGGGGGCGGCGGCACCTTCGCGCACGAGGCCGTGCTCTACGAAGAGCAGTCGCGCGCCGGCGACAGCGCGTGGGGCGTCACCGTCCACAATGGAATCGTCGCGCACTACCTGCTCGCCTACGCTTCGGAAGAGAAGAAGCGGGAGTGGCTGCCGAAGCTGGCCACCGGAGAGATGGTCGGCGCGATCGCGATGACCGAGCCGGGCACCGGCTCCGACCTGCAGGGGATCAAGACGCGCGCGGTGCGCGACGGCGACCACTACGTCCTCAACGGCGCGAAGACCTTCATCACCAACGGCTTCCACGCCGATCTGGTGATCGTCGCCTGCAAGACCGACCCGGACGCCGGCGCGCAGGGCGTCTCGCTGCTCGTGGTCGAGACCGCCACGCCGGGCTTCCGCCGCGGCCGCGTCCTCGACAAGGTCGGCATGAAGGGCCAGGACACCGCCGAGCTGTTCTTCGACGACGTCCGCGTGCCGGTCGCCAACCTGCTCGGCGACGCCGAAGGCCAGGGCTTCGTCCAGCTGATGCGGCAGCTGCCTCAGGAACGGCTGATCATCGCCGTCACGGCGGTGGCGGGGATGGAGGCGGCGATCGACCTCACGCTCGAGTACACCAAGGAGCGCACGGCGTTCGGCCGGCCCATCTTCTCCTTCCAGAACACCAAGTTCACCCTCGCCGAGGCGGCGACCGAGGCCGCGGTGGCGCGGGCGTTCCTCGACCAGTGCCTCGAACGGCACCTCAAGGGCGAGCTCGACGTCCAGGGCGCGGCGATGGCGAAGCTGTGGACCACCGAGCGGGTCAACAAGGTCATCGACGACTGCGTGCAGCTCTTCGGCGGCTACGGCTACATGACCGAGTACCCGATCGCGCGGGCCTGGGCCGACGTCCGGATCTCCCGGATCTTCGGCGGCACCAGCGAGATCATGAAGGAAATCATCTCCCGCTCGCTCTGAAAGGTGCGCTCATGAAGGCAGGTCCGCTCAGCGGCCTGAAGGTGGTCGAGCTCGCCGGGCTCGCGCCCGGGCCCTTCGCCACGATGATCCTCGCCGACCTCGGCGCCGACGTCGTCCGCGTCGACCGCGCGACGCCGGGAGAGGACATCCTCGGCATCGGCGCCGACCCCTTGGCGCGCGGCCGCCGGTCCGTCGGCATCAACACCAAGACGCCCGAGGGCGTCGAGCTGGTGCTGAAGCTGTGTGACACCGCCGACGTGCTCATCGAGGGCTTCCGCCCGGGCGTCGCCGAGCGGATCGGGCTCGGTCCCGGCGTCGTGCACGCCCGCAACCCGCGGCTCGTCTACGGCCGGATGACCGGCTGGGGGCAGGACGGCCCCCTGGCCCGTGCCGCCGGGCACGACATCAACTACATCGGCATCGCCGGCGCCCTCGAACCCATCGGCCGCGCGGGGGAGCGGCCGGTGCCGCCGCTGAACCTCGTCGGCGACTTCGGCGGCGGTGGGCTGCTGCTCGCGATGGGCATCCTGGCCGCGCTGTACGAACGGAACACCTCGGGCCGCGGCCAGGTGGTCGACGCGTCGATGGTCGACGGCGCCGCGCTGCTCACCACGAGCCTGCACGGCATCAAGGCGGCCGGTCTCTGGTCGGAAGAGCGCGGCGAAAACATGCTCGACGGCGGTGCGCCGTTCTACGACACCTACGAAACCGCGGACGGCAAGTACGTCGCCGTCGGCGCGATCGAGATGCGGTTCTGGGGCGACCTGGTCCGCGTGCTGGGGCTCAACAGCGATGAACTGCCGCTGCACGTCGACAAAACGCAGTGGCCGAAGCTGCGCGAAATAGTCGCCGAGGCCATTGCCCAGCACACCCGGGACGACCTCGTCGCGCGCGCCGAAGGCACCGACGCGTGCCTCACGCCGGTGCTCTCGCCCACCGAAGCGCCGTCCCACCCGCACAACGCCGCCCGCGGCACGTTCGTCGAAATCGGCGGCATGGTCCAGCCCGCGCCGGCGCCGCGGTTCGACCGGACGCCGCCGGGCACGCCGGAAGCCCCGCGCGCCAAGGGATCCGACACCGAGGCGGTGCTCGCGGAACTGGGCGTCACGGACCTCGAAGCGCTGCGCGAAGCCGGGGTGATCGCCTAGCTCTTCGCGAGGTCGGAGCGCACGACCGAGTACACGACGCTGTCGCGCCACTCGCCGTCACGGAAGCCGTAACCGCGAAGAACGCCTTCGCGCGTGAAGCCGGCCTTTTCGAGCGAGCGCTGTTCGGCGCGGTTGCCGATCTCGGTCGTCGCTTCGACGCGGTTCAGCTGCGTGTGCGCGAAGAGGTATTCGACGAGCAGCCGCTGGGCCGCGGTGCCGTAGCCGTGGCCGCGGGCTTCCGGCGCCAGGACCAGGCCCATGGTCCAGCAGAACGACGTCGGCCCGGTGCGGCTGCGGTACCAGGAGACCAGCCCGAGCACGCGGCCGCCGAGCGTCGGCACCAGCATGCCGTTCTCGGTGGTGAGCATCCCGGTCTCTTGCCACCGGCGGCGCAGGTAACCGGGGTCGTGCCAGCCGAACCACTGGTGTTCGCCCGTCGCGGCGGGATCGTTGGTCAGCCGTTCGAGCAGGTCGAGATCGGCCTCGGCCACGGGCCGGAGCACGACTCCGGAGACCTCGTCGTCCATCCGGAGACCTTATCGGCCGCTTGACCGGAACCACGACGCCACGCGGAACCCGCGCCGAAAGAGGCATCACCCGTGATTCAGGGGTCGACACGCGTGATTGAGGCGACGACACGACCGGGCCCACAGGTTTCGCCGTGTCGACCCCTCAAGCACGAGTGATGCCTCTTCAAT
This window of the Amycolatopsis balhimycina FH 1894 genome carries:
- a CDS encoding acyl-CoA dehydrogenase family protein codes for the protein MPLQLPKSSWSTTELEDLRELSRSFLQKEVVPHQERWAAEKKADRELWTKAGEVGLLCLSIPEEYGGGGGTFAHEAVLYEEQSRAGDSAWGVTVHNGIVAHYLLAYASEEKKREWLPKLATGEMVGAIAMTEPGTGSDLQGIKTRAVRDGDHYVLNGAKTFITNGFHADLVIVACKTDPDAGAQGVSLLVVETATPGFRRGRVLDKVGMKGQDTAELFFDDVRVPVANLLGDAEGQGFVQLMRQLPQERLIIAVTAVAGMEAAIDLTLEYTKERTAFGRPIFSFQNTKFTLAEAATEAAVARAFLDQCLERHLKGELDVQGAAMAKLWTTERVNKVIDDCVQLFGGYGYMTEYPIARAWADVRISRIFGGTSEIMKEIISRSL
- a CDS encoding helix-turn-helix transcriptional regulator, coding for MLLVPRLGSGIPLVARTHEMRRLRAAFARAERGEAGAVLLSGDAGVGKTRLLTALGEHAEAGGGLVLTGRCIDVREGGLPYLPFAEALAPLGSSADPVIAAAVRARPALGRLLPQGQGFEEPRAAEHPPMTSNDRETMVRPRLEQDLGQLQLFDAVLGVLTEVAESRPVVILLEDLHWADASTRNLLSFLLSRLRAQRLLVVGSYREEDVHRRHPLRGLLSELVRLATVERVDLHPFGAVDARKFVEALADEPLPPDVVADIVSRSEGNPFFAEELLATKTECNDLPAGLAEVLLSRLERLSSDARRVARVISVANEPVMHAALADVSGLGDLELDEALREAVQHHVLVVLSDGSYTFRHALLQEAVYGDLLPGERSRTHAAYAARIKARPQGRGHDAKLAYHSLQSSDLVTALPALLRAMTEAEKLGAPGSALQHVEQALSIWDAVAPADRPEGFDELRLLHEASYFAGTSGEPERAAAFARSATQALRPDTPADRAARTWRRLAEALLALEGTLDEATAAIDRAWDLVKDAEPSGTRAWVLASRAGFLRVLDQPEAALDSALTAVTDAQAVGAAGAEASALVTLGTLADSAGNAAEARERLCQAESTAREAEAPNTEIRAVYFLALSYDDQAEFTQALEHAGRGVARAEEAGLSWSVYGLELRARQLLLRYLIGDWPDESAGRAGRGVSSAVAARILAIWSLFVVARGRFDEAAKLLVGLRQHWAADMQIPLSAGGAGIELAYWRGNHAEAVLQAEDLIGWLERIEPALLAGIRAAALGVSAAAALAADARVRGDQAGADAAVAAGERMLAHGRMCSVVGQPRSGTLGPEGRAWLARLEAAASCLPGRGDPAKWAAAAEAFGYGAVYEQAICRWHEAEALLGADADASEALESAHAVAVRLGAIPLRDAVRDLAHRARVELAGAEPQAPVRSVTDPLTDRERDVLERVALGRTNRQVGEELYISEKTVSVHLSRVMAKLGASRRAEAVAIAYDRGLLTAPTA
- a CDS encoding succinic semialdehyde dehydrogenase; this encodes MTSTTPANASETTPLPPTVGGVAGAPDSARAARLVARVAGGADSAPIRMRAPFTGQPIATLPQATDADVRAVFGRARAAQRAWADRSPAERARVLTRLHDLVLDRQDEVLDLVQVEAGKARLDAFDEVSATALVAAYYGKHAAKILAPRRVAGVIPGLTRAGEIRHPKGVVGIISPWNYPLALTAMDVLPALAAGNAVVQKPDNQTALSALWLHELAEEAGLPAGTWQIVLGRGSKIGTALIEESDYLCFTGSTPTGKELAGQVAKRLTSYSLELGGKNPMVVLPDADVAKAATGAVTACFSSAGQLCVSVERIYVHEDIRDEFTRAFVARTAALKLGGALDYQAQMGSLTSEEQLAAVSAHVEDARAKGASVLTGGRPRPDLGPLFYEPTVLSDVTPDMLPFAAETFGPVVSIYGYTDVTDAIDRANDTPFGLNASVWSRNGRAGWEVAARLKAGTVNVNEGYAATFGSVGVPMGGMKDSGVGRRNGAEGLLKYTESQSIALQRGLALRPPRAIPGSLWSRGMTFGLKALRRLPR
- a CDS encoding CaiB/BaiF CoA transferase family protein, which produces MKAGPLSGLKVVELAGLAPGPFATMILADLGADVVRVDRATPGEDILGIGADPLARGRRSVGINTKTPEGVELVLKLCDTADVLIEGFRPGVAERIGLGPGVVHARNPRLVYGRMTGWGQDGPLARAAGHDINYIGIAGALEPIGRAGERPVPPLNLVGDFGGGGLLLAMGILAALYERNTSGRGQVVDASMVDGAALLTTSLHGIKAAGLWSEERGENMLDGGAPFYDTYETADGKYVAVGAIEMRFWGDLVRVLGLNSDELPLHVDKTQWPKLREIVAEAIAQHTRDDLVARAEGTDACLTPVLSPTEAPSHPHNAARGTFVEIGGMVQPAPAPRFDRTPPGTPEAPRAKGSDTEAVLAELGVTDLEALREAGVIA
- a CDS encoding TetR/AcrR family transcriptional regulator codes for the protein MTETAHRTQAQRREQTRTALLDATIDSLVEVGYARTSVQEICARAGVSKGAVQHHFTAKAELMAAAVEHLTTKLRRRLAASLDDLPGGGTGVAAAIDLLWAGYSGTLSTAVTELWVAARTDPELRAAIRPVDRALGRATLEHVTQVAGELPPERAELLFWLTVNLTRGLALDAELGGDPARRRQLLDEWKRIAVLLYQDAVTEPS
- a CDS encoding GNAT family N-acetyltransferase — translated: MDDEVSGVVLRPVAEADLDLLERLTNDPAATGEHQWFGWHDPGYLRRRWQETGMLTTENGMLVPTLGGRVLGLVSWYRSRTGPTSFCWTMGLVLAPEARGHGYGTAAQRLLVEYLFAHTQLNRVEATTEIGNRAEQRSLEKAGFTREGVLRGYGFRDGEWRDSVVYSVVRSDLAKS